A genomic stretch from Bacillus sp. E(2018) includes:
- a CDS encoding DUF3817 domain-containing protein produces MNPIKTLKTVGYLEGASFLILLFIAMPLKYFLDQPMAVSIVGALHGLLFVLYILVILYVYNVKKWPIMRAFLALVSSVLPFGPFIFDRKFLKD; encoded by the coding sequence ATGAATCCGATAAAAACGTTAAAAACAGTAGGGTATCTTGAAGGGGCTTCGTTCTTAATCCTTCTTTTCATCGCTATGCCGTTGAAGTATTTCTTAGATCAGCCGATGGCTGTATCAATCGTTGGTGCTCTTCATGGTCTATTGTTCGTTCTTTATATTCTAGTGATTTTGTATGTGTACAACGTGAAGAAATGGCCGATCATGCGTGCTTTCTTGGCACTCGTATCTTCTGTACTGCCATTCGGACCTTTTATTTTTGACAGGAAGTTTTTAAAAGATTAA
- a CDS encoding response regulator transcription factor, whose protein sequence is MTQPIRLLIVDDHHLAREGVKEILECQTEFEIVGEASNGIQAIEKTKTLMPDLVLMDISMPKMNGFEATKEIKKQFPNVKVVIMTVSYDITDWFEALKRGAQGYLLKNLNTEDMLNGLKAYAMDEIPMSKEMAFRIWKEFKRDGQAEQALSVREQDVLQLVAKGHSNKEISKVLNISENTVKTHMKNILGKLHLENRVQLASYAYDNGIV, encoded by the coding sequence ATGACACAGCCTATTCGTTTATTGATTGTAGATGATCATCATCTAGCTCGAGAAGGTGTGAAAGAGATTCTTGAGTGTCAGACTGAGTTTGAAATTGTGGGTGAAGCATCTAACGGAATACAAGCGATAGAGAAGACAAAAACTCTTATGCCCGATCTTGTTCTTATGGATATTTCTATGCCAAAGATGAATGGATTTGAAGCGACTAAAGAAATCAAGAAGCAGTTTCCCAACGTAAAAGTCGTCATCATGACGGTTTCTTACGACATTACGGATTGGTTTGAAGCTTTAAAGCGGGGGGCACAAGGATATCTTCTCAAAAATTTGAATACAGAAGATATGTTAAACGGATTAAAAGCTTATGCCATGGATGAAATACCGATGTCGAAAGAGATGGCTTTTCGCATTTGGAAAGAGTTTAAGAGGGATGGACAAGCAGAGCAAGCTCTATCGGTTCGGGAACAGGATGTGCTTCAACTGGTAGCAAAGGGACATTCCAATAAGGAAATCTCAAAAGTTCTCAATATCTCGGAGAATACGGTTAAAACGCATATGAAGAACATATTGGGAAAACTGCATCTAGAAAATCGTGTACAATTAGCGAGTTACGCTTACGATAACGGAATCGTTTAA
- a CDS encoding flavodoxin family protein: MIKALLLNASLKSGEEVSNTESLMNEAVHIFNKNNIDTEMVRLADYRIAYGVSADEGEGDEWPEIFEKVKKADILIIGTPLWLGEKSSLATQAIERLYGASGMTNENGQYIFYNKVAGVVVTGNEDGAKHASASILYGLSHIGFTLPPNVDTYWVGEAGPGPSYIEAEGNKNDFTMQHNKIMTYNLIHFAKLLKAHPIPTEGNVVKSNS; encoded by the coding sequence ATGATTAAAGCTCTTCTACTTAATGCCTCTCTTAAAAGTGGTGAAGAAGTCTCCAATACGGAAAGCTTAATGAACGAAGCGGTGCATATTTTTAATAAGAACAACATAGATACAGAAATGGTAAGGCTTGCTGATTACAGAATCGCTTACGGCGTTTCGGCAGATGAAGGAGAGGGTGACGAGTGGCCAGAGATTTTTGAAAAAGTGAAAAAGGCTGATATCCTCATCATCGGAACGCCGCTCTGGCTTGGTGAAAAGAGCAGCCTTGCTACACAAGCGATCGAGCGGCTATACGGCGCGAGTGGTATGACGAATGAGAATGGCCAATATATATTTTATAACAAGGTGGCAGGTGTTGTTGTGACAGGTAATGAAGATGGAGCGAAACACGCGAGTGCTTCTATTCTGTACGGCTTGTCTCATATTGGTTTCACCTTACCGCCAAATGTGGATACATATTGGGTTGGTGAAGCAGGTCCAGGGCCTTCCTATATAGAGGCGGAAGGCAACAAAAACGATTTTACGATGCAGCACAATAAAATAATGACGTACAATCTGATTCACTTTGCAAAGTTATTAAAAGCACATCCTATTCCAACTGAAGGCAATGTGGTAAAAAGCAACAGCTAA
- a CDS encoding manganese catalase family protein, translating into MFKRFNRLAIELPTPTNPDANAAAAVQELLGGRFGEMSTLNNYMYQSFNFRKRGKLKPFFDLVSSITAEEFGHVELVSHTINMMIYGTTHPGDVNDAPMAAATDKRNTQHFIGTAQTSFPFDSMGKAWNGDYVFSSGNLLLDLLHNFFLECGARTHKMRVYEMTSNPVAREMIGYLLVRGGVHVLAYAKAIEMVTGVDIKKMLPVPDLENSAFETTRKFEAEGVHRKLYTFSDTDYRDIALIWAGQHPLGGPLETVIGAPAGAPMPELRSISEEFAPGISHEDFMQIAERLKKNAGIS; encoded by the coding sequence ATGTTTAAACGCTTTAACCGGCTGGCGATCGAACTGCCGACACCGACCAATCCTGATGCAAATGCGGCCGCTGCAGTTCAAGAATTGCTAGGCGGGCGTTTTGGTGAGATGTCGACACTTAATAACTATATGTATCAATCATTTAACTTTAGAAAAAGAGGAAAATTGAAACCGTTCTTTGATCTCGTCTCGAGTATTACAGCAGAAGAATTTGGGCACGTTGAGCTTGTTTCACATACGATCAATATGATGATCTATGGCACTACCCATCCTGGAGATGTGAACGATGCACCGATGGCAGCGGCTACTGATAAAAGGAATACTCAGCATTTTATTGGTACGGCACAAACATCCTTCCCGTTTGATTCGATGGGTAAAGCTTGGAACGGCGATTATGTGTTCAGCAGTGGAAATCTACTTCTTGATCTTCTGCATAATTTTTTCTTAGAGTGTGGAGCAAGAACGCATAAGATGAGAGTTTATGAGATGACGAGTAATCCTGTTGCCAGAGAGATGATCGGCTATCTTCTTGTACGTGGTGGTGTGCATGTTTTGGCTTATGCAAAAGCGATCGAAATGGTGACAGGAGTTGATATTAAGAAGATGCTTCCAGTACCTGATCTCGAGAACTCGGCATTTGAAACAACACGTAAATTTGAAGCTGAAGGCGTACACAGAAAATTATATACGTTTAGTGATACAGATTATCGAGACATTGCTTTAATCTGGGCAGGGCAGCATCCGTTAGGCGGTCCACTTGAGACAGTGATTGGCGCTCCTGCTGGTGCTCCAATGCCTGAATTACGTTCCATTTCAGAAGAGTTTGCACCTGGTATCTCTCATGAAGATTTTATGCAGATAGCTGAAAGACTGAAGAAGAATGCGGGAATCAGTTAA
- a CDS encoding SCO family protein, with the protein MKRILLILGLVLTMGILSACGSGGSKDEHENHKNHEQHNSESNKETSQSLDWDVQSFSFKDQNEAEFGLEDLKGKVWMANFIFTNCTTVCPPMTAHMAKLQGMAKEEKIDVEFVSFSIDPKRDNAEALKKFGENYDADFSNWHFLGGYEEKQIEQLARDSFKTPVVADPNSDQFIHASAFFLVDQEGKVVSRYDGVENTPYEEIIADMKNRLKK; encoded by the coding sequence ATGAAAAGAATTCTGTTAATTTTGGGTCTAGTGCTAACGATGGGAATCCTATCAGCATGCGGTTCAGGTGGATCAAAGGACGAGCACGAAAATCATAAGAACCATGAACAACACAATAGCGAAAGCAATAAGGAAACGTCTCAGTCATTAGACTGGGACGTTCAGTCGTTTTCTTTTAAAGACCAAAACGAGGCTGAGTTTGGATTGGAAGATTTAAAAGGTAAAGTGTGGATGGCGAATTTTATCTTCACCAATTGCACAACAGTTTGCCCGCCGATGACTGCACATATGGCTAAACTGCAAGGTATGGCAAAAGAAGAGAAGATTGATGTAGAATTTGTTTCCTTCTCTATCGATCCAAAAAGAGATAATGCGGAGGCATTGAAGAAATTTGGTGAAAACTATGACGCAGACTTTTCGAACTGGCACTTTCTCGGTGGCTATGAAGAAAAGCAGATCGAACAGTTAGCAAGAGATTCATTCAAAACACCTGTAGTGGCTGATCCTAACTCAGATCAATTCATCCATGCATCAGCTTTTTTCCTAGTGGATCAAGAAGGAAAAGTTGTTTCTAGATATGATGGAGTAGAGAATACACCTTACGAAGAGATAATTGCAGATATGAAAAATAGACTGAAAAAGTAA
- a CDS encoding histidine kinase, translating into MTYRQIKWLILLIPTISVGLWEYVRHTVLLPYISMNTGNWLSAIIVFLVTLYFLNILFGRLERMQQELQRERSEKAVLEEREKIAKELHDGIAQSLFFLSVQVNKLGSEFSKDDKSYNKLKKTLQHIHDDTRSAIQNLRNVPAQADISWTTSLNAFFNEMETQHDFKIHREWRLQDDDLTSKEKIELFACVREAIINVIKHANTNEVWLNMKKNSKGWVCTIVDKGTGFDSQEPTEGFGLKILQDRAYSMDWQLKVTSTAGKTTITIEKEGNA; encoded by the coding sequence ATGACATACAGACAAATTAAGTGGTTGATCCTTCTCATTCCAACGATTTCTGTTGGTTTATGGGAATACGTTAGACATACGGTTCTGTTGCCTTATATATCCATGAATACGGGAAACTGGCTTTCTGCCATCATTGTATTTTTAGTTACACTTTATTTTTTGAATATCTTGTTTGGAAGGTTAGAGCGTATGCAGCAGGAGCTTCAGAGAGAACGTTCTGAGAAAGCGGTTCTAGAAGAACGAGAGAAAATTGCGAAAGAGCTGCATGATGGCATCGCACAGTCCTTATTTTTTCTCTCGGTTCAAGTGAATAAGCTGGGAAGTGAGTTTAGTAAGGATGATAAATCGTATAATAAACTCAAAAAAACGTTGCAGCACATTCACGACGATACGCGAAGTGCGATTCAAAATCTTCGGAACGTACCAGCTCAAGCAGATATTTCGTGGACTACATCATTAAATGCGTTCTTCAATGAAATGGAGACTCAGCATGATTTCAAGATTCATCGAGAGTGGAGATTACAAGATGATGATCTGACTTCAAAGGAAAAAATCGAATTATTTGCTTGTGTTCGTGAAGCAATTATCAACGTAATTAAACACGCTAACACGAACGAAGTATGGTTGAATATGAAGAAAAATTCAAAAGGCTGGGTTTGCACGATTGTAGATAAAGGGACAGGATTTGATTCTCAAGAGCCAACAGAGGGTTTTGGTCTGAAAATCTTACAAGACAGAGCGTATTCTATGGACTGGCAGCTAAAGGTTACAAGCACGGCAGGGAAAACCACGATCACGATTGAGAAGGAGGGAAATGCATGA
- a CDS encoding histidine kinase N-terminal domain-containing protein yields MDITESLITYMDDNLPTYLHDWHKRIVISNHDVHKEKVIENALHMVELVKQSLRRKLSPQEIMRLAHEVAVQRLEAKINIGEFVYNVNLGRSEIVRFVTGSGISIEQLQPVIETINSLFDEFLYHAVKKYTQLKDIEIEEKTVFIDQSHKERLTILGQMSSSFVHEFRNPLTAVMGFVKLMQQENPNMKYIDIISHELTQLNFRISQFLHASRKGVQEREAEDFALEDLFTDILDFMYPSLVDADVTVIPRVDPTITLRAHKDELKQVLLNLIMNSIDALRQMRQNRRIMIFSKIEDNENVHITISNNGPAIPPETISTIFEPFFTTKELGTGIGLFVCKKIIEKHNGSISCSSDDNITTFTIVLPLQGTAITPEEENSQIEI; encoded by the coding sequence GTGGACATAACAGAAAGCCTGATCACATATATGGATGATAACTTGCCTACTTACTTACATGATTGGCACAAAAGAATCGTGATTTCGAATCATGATGTTCATAAAGAAAAAGTAATAGAGAATGCCTTGCATATGGTTGAGCTAGTTAAACAATCCTTACGACGTAAACTATCTCCTCAAGAAATTATGCGCCTCGCACATGAAGTTGCTGTTCAGCGGTTAGAAGCTAAGATCAATATAGGTGAATTCGTATACAATGTGAACCTAGGACGAAGTGAGATCGTCCGTTTCGTGACGGGCTCTGGCATTTCTATAGAACAGTTGCAGCCTGTGATTGAAACGATCAATTCTCTCTTTGATGAGTTTTTATATCATGCTGTTAAGAAGTATACGCAGTTGAAGGATATTGAGATTGAGGAAAAAACAGTATTCATTGATCAAAGTCACAAAGAACGTCTCACCATTTTAGGGCAGATGTCGTCTAGTTTTGTACATGAGTTCAGAAACCCATTGACAGCAGTTATGGGCTTTGTAAAACTCATGCAGCAAGAAAATCCAAACATGAAATACATTGATATCATTAGTCATGAATTAACACAGTTAAACTTCCGTATTTCTCAATTTCTTCATGCCTCAAGAAAAGGAGTACAAGAAAGAGAAGCAGAGGATTTTGCTCTAGAAGATTTATTCACAGATATTTTAGATTTTATGTATCCCAGTTTAGTAGATGCAGATGTGACAGTCATACCGCGTGTTGATCCTACCATTACATTAAGGGCACACAAGGACGAGTTGAAACAAGTTTTGCTGAATCTCATCATGAACTCCATTGATGCATTGCGCCAGATGAGACAAAATCGCCGAATTATGATTTTCAGCAAGATTGAAGATAATGAAAACGTACATATTACAATTTCTAATAACGGACCAGCTATCCCACCCGAAACAATCAGTACGATCTTTGAGCCGTTCTTTACAACAAAAGAATTAGGCACGGGTATAGGGCTATTCGTGTGCAAGAAAATTATTGAAAAACATAACGGTTCCATCAGCTGTTCATCAGATGACAACATAACAACCTTCACCATCGTACTTCCCCTTCAAGGTACTGCTATAACACCTGAGGAAGAAAACTCACAAATAGAAATATAG
- a CDS encoding PepSY domain-containing protein → MQATAYKLPENNENASKKTNSLYQTFWRWHFYGGIIFAPFLILLAISGALYLFQAEIETMIYKDKIIVQKGDQPLPLSQQIDNVQAKYPDAEIGSVRLPKEDNRATLVKVIQNDVVTQVYVNPYTATITGTILDEDHFKNVVAKLHSEWIVGGTFINRFVELAACWTIIILITGLYIWWPRNKKTFMGTIFPRLRKNGRLFWRDLHAVTAFWLSLMILILIVTGLPWSGVMGEQINKLTTNANAGYPTYAFMAPTAEKTTDEIAEDIPWATENNPAPASKKDDGSLSVDQVMYLAQENKIQKPYTISMPAGEDGVFTVASSRDKPENEATVYFNQYNGEIVEDIRFSDYGWMAKAISIGIALHEGHYFGLANQLLGAIAALGLVAIIIFSLIMWKKRKPSGKLGVPKKSDKKLKPWIIILMIITGIVMPLAGISFVFVFLLDRFVIPRVKPLQAWLS, encoded by the coding sequence ATGCAAGCAACAGCTTATAAGTTACCAGAAAACAACGAGAATGCTTCAAAAAAAACCAACAGTCTCTATCAGACGTTTTGGAGATGGCATTTTTATGGCGGTATTATATTTGCACCTTTTTTGATTTTACTTGCTATTAGTGGAGCATTATATTTGTTCCAAGCTGAAATCGAAACGATGATCTATAAAGACAAGATCATTGTTCAAAAAGGCGATCAACCTCTTCCGCTCTCGCAGCAGATTGATAACGTTCAAGCGAAGTATCCTGATGCAGAAATCGGTTCGGTCAGACTGCCGAAAGAAGATAATCGAGCTACTTTAGTAAAAGTGATACAAAATGATGTTGTTACACAGGTTTATGTAAACCCATACACAGCGACTATAACAGGTACGATACTTGATGAGGATCATTTCAAAAACGTTGTCGCTAAACTTCACAGTGAATGGATTGTTGGGGGAACGTTCATCAATAGATTTGTTGAACTGGCCGCATGTTGGACGATCATCATATTGATAACGGGTCTATACATCTGGTGGCCAAGAAACAAGAAGACTTTCATGGGGACGATCTTTCCACGTTTGAGAAAGAATGGTCGCCTATTCTGGAGAGATCTTCACGCAGTGACAGCGTTCTGGCTGTCGTTGATGATTTTAATTCTTATCGTTACAGGGCTTCCATGGTCAGGTGTGATGGGAGAACAGATCAACAAGTTGACGACGAATGCAAATGCAGGTTATCCAACTTATGCATTCATGGCGCCAACAGCAGAAAAGACAACAGATGAGATTGCAGAAGATATTCCATGGGCAACAGAGAACAACCCTGCTCCTGCATCAAAAAAAGACGACGGATCACTCTCTGTTGATCAAGTGATGTACCTAGCACAAGAGAACAAGATCCAGAAGCCTTACACGATTTCAATGCCAGCAGGAGAAGATGGCGTATTTACGGTTGCGTCTTCAAGAGATAAACCGGAAAATGAAGCGACGGTTTATTTTAACCAGTATAACGGAGAAATTGTAGAAGACATAAGGTTTAGTGATTACGGGTGGATGGCTAAAGCCATTTCGATTGGAATCGCGCTCCATGAAGGTCATTACTTTGGTCTGGCTAATCAGCTTTTAGGAGCAATAGCTGCTCTTGGTTTAGTAGCAATCATCATCTTCTCACTGATCATGTGGAAGAAGCGTAAACCTTCTGGGAAATTAGGAGTACCTAAAAAATCGGACAAGAAGCTAAAACCGTGGATCATCATTCTCATGATTATAACAGGTATTGTTATGCCACTCGCAGGTATATCTTTCGTTTTCGTATTCTTATTAGATCGCTTTGTCATACCACGAGTAAAACCGCTTCAAGCATGGCTGTCATAA